Proteins from a genomic interval of Enterococcus faecium:
- a CDS encoding ribose-phosphate diphosphokinase, with amino-acid sequence MSNKYQDDTLKIFSLNGNRPLAEKIAKVFGTELGKSVVKQFSDGEISINIEESIRGDHVYIVQSTNAPVNDYYMELLIMIDAMKRASAKTINVVLPYYGYARQDRTAKPHEPITAKLIANLIEEAGATRVLTLDLHTVQVQGFFDIPVDNLFTMPLFAHYYRQLGLTGDDIVVVSPKNSGVQRARSLSEYLNSTLAIVDHADDASTEGGYVIGDVQGKTCIMVDDILNTGATLARAANVLKENGAKEVYACASHGLLSDHAKSILDNAPIKDICITDSVFTEENRHPENLTIVTCSELMGEAVKRIHENTPMSPLFRLEEKEFE; translated from the coding sequence ATGAGTAATAAGTATCAGGATGACACGTTGAAGATTTTTAGTTTGAATGGCAACCGTCCATTAGCTGAAAAAATCGCGAAAGTGTTCGGAACAGAATTAGGTAAAAGCGTCGTGAAGCAATTTAGTGATGGCGAGATTTCCATCAATATCGAAGAAAGTATTCGAGGGGATCATGTGTATATCGTTCAATCAACGAATGCACCTGTCAATGACTACTATATGGAACTACTGATCATGATCGATGCAATGAAGCGAGCAAGTGCGAAAACGATCAATGTCGTATTGCCTTACTATGGGTATGCTAGGCAAGACCGCACGGCGAAACCTCATGAACCGATCACTGCGAAATTGATCGCTAACTTGATCGAAGAAGCAGGGGCAACTCGAGTACTGACTTTAGATCTGCACACGGTTCAAGTACAAGGATTCTTTGATATTCCTGTAGATAATTTATTTACGATGCCGTTGTTTGCTCATTATTACCGTCAATTAGGTCTGACGGGAGATGACATCGTAGTTGTTTCGCCAAAAAACAGCGGTGTTCAGCGTGCACGTAGTCTTTCAGAATATTTGAACAGCACATTAGCCATCGTAGATCATGCAGATGATGCTTCAACTGAGGGTGGTTATGTGATCGGTGATGTTCAAGGAAAGACATGTATCATGGTAGATGATATCTTGAACACAGGAGCAACGCTTGCACGAGCAGCAAATGTATTAAAAGAAAACGGCGCAAAAGAAGTATATGCCTGTGCGTCACATGGATTATTGTCCGATCATGCGAAAAGTATTTTAGACAATGCACCAATCAAAGATATTTGTATCACTGATTCTGTTTTCACAGAAGAAAATCGTCATCCAGAAAACTTAACAATCGTTACATGTTCAGAATTAATGGGTGAAGCGGTCAAACGCATCCATGAAAATACACCGATGAGTCCGTTATTCCGTCTGGAAGAAAAAGAATTCGAATAA
- a CDS encoding cysteine desulfurase family protein — protein MNEVKTIYLDHAATTPMHPQVIEAMTAIMQDTFGNPSSIHGFGRHAHEKLETARQIIADSLQAKPHEIIFNSGGTEGDNTAILETAFSRQKEGRHLITTAIEHPAVLNTMKYLETKGFDVTYLPVDEKGNLSIEEVKKALREDTILVSVMYGNNEIGNLMPIKEIGELLADHPAYFHTDAVQAYGNQTIHPEELGIDLLSISAHKINGPKGVGFLYKRDGVNIPALLLGGEQEEKRRAGTENLAGIWGMAKAVELLSPEEREARNNKYKGFQQLILDTLEANEIPYQVNGDLTNKLPHVLNLRLIGEANDLLLMKLDLNGVAISTGSACTAGNIEPSHVLEAMYGEDTPILKESIRISFGLGNTEDDIQYFLDQLVRAVKK, from the coding sequence ATGAATGAAGTGAAAACTATTTATCTGGATCATGCGGCAACTACCCCCATGCATCCACAAGTAATTGAAGCGATGACGGCAATCATGCAAGACACGTTTGGAAATCCTTCAAGCATACATGGATTTGGTCGCCACGCGCATGAAAAATTGGAAACAGCAAGACAAATCATTGCAGACAGTCTGCAAGCAAAACCTCACGAGATCATCTTTAACAGTGGGGGAACAGAAGGGGATAATACAGCTATCTTAGAAACAGCGTTCTCGCGTCAAAAAGAAGGCAGACATCTAATCACTACAGCTATCGAACATCCTGCTGTTCTTAATACCATGAAATATTTAGAGACAAAGGGGTTTGACGTTACATATCTGCCTGTAGATGAAAAAGGGAATCTGTCGATCGAAGAGGTCAAAAAAGCGTTACGAGAAGATACGATCTTGGTCTCTGTGATGTACGGGAACAATGAAATCGGAAATTTGATGCCAATCAAAGAAATCGGTGAACTTTTAGCAGATCATCCAGCTTATTTCCATACAGATGCGGTACAAGCGTACGGAAACCAAACGATCCATCCAGAAGAATTAGGAATCGATTTATTAAGTATCTCTGCTCATAAAATCAATGGGCCAAAAGGCGTCGGTTTCTTATATAAACGAGACGGAGTAAATATCCCTGCATTGCTTTTAGGCGGGGAGCAGGAAGAAAAGCGGCGTGCAGGTACAGAAAATTTAGCAGGGATCTGGGGTATGGCAAAAGCAGTTGAACTGCTGTCACCTGAAGAACGTGAAGCACGTAACAACAAATATAAAGGATTCCAGCAATTGATTCTTGATACATTAGAAGCAAACGAAATCCCTTATCAAGTAAATGGTGATTTAACGAATAAACTCCCTCATGTGTTGAATCTTCGCTTAATTGGCGAAGCAAATGATTTGCTACTGATGAAGCTTGATCTTAATGGGGTCGCTATTTCTACTGGTTCAGCTTGTACAGCAGGAAATATCGAGCCTTCACACGTATTGGAAGCAATGTATGGAGAAGATACACCGATACTAAAAGAATCCATCCGTATCAGCTTTGGTTTGGGAAATACCGAAGACGACATCCAGTATTTCCTTGATCAATTAGTTCGTGCTGTCAAAAAATAA
- a CDS encoding DUF1831 domain-containing protein, translating into MAFETTATILGAPISYRLHPDAKRYTLRDNGFTETNGGNYQLIRPLDATPQSKEGFKLKITVSKDIQTLKMSITTANGLKAVNIFKDPKQKMSQDKFYFLMDGMISRGLFEKVE; encoded by the coding sequence ATGGCATTTGAAACAACAGCAACGATACTGGGCGCACCAATTAGCTATCGTTTGCATCCTGATGCAAAAAGATATACATTGCGCGATAATGGATTTACAGAAACAAACGGAGGCAATTATCAATTGATCCGACCATTAGATGCCACGCCGCAAAGCAAAGAAGGATTCAAATTAAAAATCACTGTATCAAAAGATATTCAAACATTGAAAATGTCGATCACTACAGCAAATGGATTGAAAGCAGTCAATATTTTCAAAGATCCAAAACAGAAAATGAGCCAAGATAAATTTTATTTTCTGATGGATGGGATGATTAGCCGTGGGTTATTCGAAAAAGTCGAATGA
- the efmA gene encoding multidrug efflux MFS transporter EfmA, whose protein sequence is MENEQSVVLTNWKRNYLFFLSGQFLSGITSMVVQYAIIWYLTRETGSATILSFATLLGMIPMVLLSPFVGPLVDRWDKKALLIVTDIIVAIFALILAVVGTISESFPIWLVFVSLFMRSVAQTFQMPTIQSIMPTIVPSSHITRTNGQLGMVQSANFIIAPALGAALFSVVPVNYLILLDVLGAVFGVGLLIFVKIPKVSPEILEVPLTIFKDAKFGLQQLMDNKGLWYITINGAFVMLLFMPAISLYPLMTLDYFGGSVGQAGAVEVVYAVGMLLGGALISFIGTWKDRMKPIIIAYIIMGLTIGASGLVPNDSQGFLYFLILNAGAGCATPYFNTLLMAMIQQSYESNVLGRVLGNFNSLMNLAGPIGLLFAGPLADRLGVEKMFLFSGIGILLCGIVLFLTSAARNYDKELQKKLVKEHHEQKDE, encoded by the coding sequence ATGGAAAATGAACAGTCGGTCGTTTTAACGAATTGGAAGAGAAATTATTTGTTCTTTTTATCGGGACAGTTTTTGTCAGGAATCACTAGTATGGTCGTCCAATATGCGATCATCTGGTATTTGACAAGAGAAACCGGTTCGGCGACAATTTTGAGTTTTGCTACTTTACTAGGAATGATTCCCATGGTTTTACTAAGCCCATTTGTAGGACCGCTAGTGGATCGCTGGGATAAAAAAGCTCTTTTGATTGTCACGGATATTATTGTAGCGATTTTCGCGCTTATTTTAGCAGTAGTCGGAACGATTTCAGAATCCTTCCCGATTTGGCTAGTTTTTGTGTCTTTGTTTATGCGTTCGGTCGCACAAACATTCCAAATGCCAACGATCCAGTCGATTATGCCGACAATCGTTCCATCTTCTCACATAACAAGGACGAATGGACAGTTAGGAATGGTCCAATCAGCGAATTTCATCATTGCGCCAGCTCTAGGTGCGGCTTTGTTTTCAGTCGTTCCTGTCAATTACCTTATTTTATTAGATGTATTGGGGGCAGTTTTTGGTGTCGGCTTATTGATTTTTGTGAAGATCCCAAAAGTTTCTCCTGAAATATTGGAAGTTCCGCTTACTATTTTTAAAGATGCAAAATTTGGGCTGCAGCAATTGATGGATAATAAAGGGTTATGGTACATAACGATCAATGGTGCATTTGTGATGCTGTTGTTCATGCCAGCAATCAGTCTGTATCCATTGATGACGCTAGATTACTTTGGTGGTTCCGTTGGACAGGCGGGAGCAGTGGAAGTAGTCTACGCAGTCGGAATGCTCTTAGGCGGTGCACTGATCAGTTTTATAGGAACATGGAAAGACCGAATGAAACCTATTATTATAGCCTACATCATTATGGGCCTGACGATCGGTGCAAGCGGATTGGTTCCAAACGATAGTCAAGGGTTCTTGTACTTTCTTATCTTGAATGCAGGAGCAGGTTGTGCAACGCCATATTTCAATACACTGCTGATGGCAATGATCCAGCAGAGTTATGAATCGAATGTTTTAGGTCGTGTCTTAGGGAACTTCAACTCTTTGATGAACCTGGCAGGTCCAATTGGATTATTATTTGCAGGACCATTAGCTGATCGTTTAGGGGTAGAAAAAATGTTCTTGTTTTCCGGAATCGGGATTTTATTATGCGGAATCGTTTTATTTTTAACGTCAGCTGCCCGAAATTATGATAAAGAATTACAGAAAAAACTGGTAAAAGAACACCATGAGCAAAAAGACGAATAG
- a CDS encoding metallophosphoesterase produces the protein MNYFISDMHFFHERLLGKNDFAPRLFANVDEMNQQLITSWNAVIKETDHVYHLGDLAMHPQYEKANAEILELVTQLQGTIHLIKGNHDSRAFFRYLEKNDPRLTDGSPKFYFYDVGAIVKFDHQQYYLTHYPMLLGPNDTIRNLHGHIHHYSVPIENDVNVGVDAPERELLKEKLPFGTPLSEQQIKEIYEAKRKYDRS, from the coding sequence ATGAATTACTTTATCAGTGATATGCACTTTTTCCATGAACGCTTATTAGGAAAAAACGACTTTGCTCCGCGGCTCTTTGCAAATGTGGATGAAATGAACCAACAGTTGATCACTAGCTGGAATGCAGTAATAAAAGAAACCGACCATGTTTATCATCTAGGCGACCTTGCTATGCATCCGCAATATGAAAAAGCAAATGCAGAAATTTTGGAACTGGTCACTCAACTGCAAGGAACAATCCACTTGATCAAAGGGAACCATGACAGTCGCGCTTTTTTCCGTTATTTAGAAAAAAATGATCCTAGGCTTACTGACGGAAGTCCCAAATTTTATTTTTATGATGTAGGTGCCATCGTTAAATTCGACCATCAACAATATTACTTGACTCATTATCCGATGTTGCTCGGGCCTAACGACACTATCCGCAATCTTCATGGACATATCCATCATTACAGCGTACCTATCGAGAACGATGTCAATGTAGGCGTAGACGCACCGGAAAGAGAACTCTTAAAGGAAAAACTACCATTTGGCACTCCGTTATCTGAGCAACAAATCAAAGAAATCTATGAAGCAAAGAGGAAGTACGATAGGTCGTGA
- the mnmA gene encoding tRNA 2-thiouridine(34) synthase MnmA yields MTDNSKTRVVVGMSGGVDSSVTALLLKEQGYDVIGIFMKNWDDTDENGVCTATEDYKDVAKVAAQIGIPYYSVNFEKEYWDRVFEYFLAEYRAGRTPNPDVMCNKEIKFKAFLDYAMDLGADYVATGHYAQVTRDENGVVHMLRGVDNNKDQTYFLSQLSQEQLSKTMFPLGGMEKSEVRAIAERAGLATAKKKDSTGICFIGEKNFKQFLSNYLPAKKGNMVTLDGEVKGQHAGLMYYTIGQRQGLGIGGGGDSQEPWFVVGKDLATNTLYVGQGFHHPALYATSLDASEIHFTTNEPMPKEFKCTAKFRYRQQDVPVTVRLLDDNRAEVVFDEPVRAITPGQAVVFYDGMECLGGGLIDHAYQETKVLQYV; encoded by the coding sequence ATGACAGACAACAGCAAAACACGCGTTGTCGTAGGGATGAGCGGCGGTGTCGACTCATCTGTAACAGCACTTTTGTTAAAGGAACAAGGATACGACGTGATCGGAATATTCATGAAAAATTGGGATGACACGGACGAAAACGGTGTATGCACGGCCACGGAAGATTATAAGGATGTAGCGAAAGTAGCTGCTCAAATCGGGATTCCTTATTACTCTGTGAATTTTGAAAAAGAATATTGGGATCGTGTATTTGAATATTTCCTAGCCGAATACCGCGCAGGACGTACACCTAACCCAGACGTGATGTGCAACAAAGAAATCAAATTCAAAGCATTCTTGGATTATGCAATGGATCTTGGCGCCGATTATGTAGCTACTGGACATTATGCGCAAGTCACTCGCGATGAAAACGGCGTGGTCCACATGCTTCGTGGAGTAGACAATAATAAAGATCAAACTTACTTCCTTAGCCAATTATCACAAGAACAGCTTTCAAAAACGATGTTCCCTCTAGGCGGCATGGAAAAATCAGAAGTACGGGCAATTGCTGAACGCGCAGGCCTTGCGACTGCTAAGAAAAAAGATTCAACGGGAATCTGCTTTATTGGTGAAAAGAACTTCAAACAATTTTTGAGCAACTATCTGCCAGCAAAAAAAGGAAATATGGTCACTCTTGATGGTGAAGTCAAAGGACAACATGCTGGCTTGATGTATTATACGATTGGTCAACGTCAAGGACTAGGGATCGGTGGCGGAGGAGATTCGCAAGAACCCTGGTTTGTTGTAGGAAAAGATCTAGCGACAAACACATTATATGTGGGGCAAGGGTTCCATCATCCTGCATTGTATGCCACAAGCTTGGATGCAAGTGAAATCCACTTTACGACGAATGAACCAATGCCAAAAGAATTCAAGTGTACAGCGAAATTCCGTTATCGTCAGCAAGACGTTCCTGTGACAGTTCGCTTATTGGATGATAATCGTGCAGAAGTCGTATTCGACGAACCTGTACGTGCAATCACTCCTGGACAAGCAGTTGTATTTTATGATGGAATGGAATGTCTGGGTGGTGGTTTGATCGACCACGCATATCAAGAAACAAAAGTTTTACAATACGTTTAA
- the arcD gene encoding arginine-ornithine antiporter gives MEKKSTGISKWGLVALVVSSSIGSGVFGITSDLASSAAPGPAILSWIIVGIGILALVLSLNHLGEKRPDLDGGIFGYAEASFGKLGGFISGWGYWLSAWLGNVAFATMLMSAMGEFFPIFKGGQNVPSILFASIFIWGLTLLVNNGVEGASVINTIVTICKLVPLFLFLIFVFIAFKVNIFTADFWGNVSDNLVNGTGQQGTIWLQIKGCLMVMMWVFVGIEGASVLANRAKKRSEAQQASIIGLLCLLFIYILASILPYGVLSQEELATISQPAMANILKGIVGNWGAALINIGLIISIIGSWLSWTMLPAETTMLMARDGLLPKGWGKTNKKNAPTYSLVVTAILTNLFLLTFLVTDYAYQFAYSLCTAAILICYLLVGIYQVQFSLKEGIKKQVVIGGIAVVFELMGIILAGFSYVLLCSIAYLPGFCFYWIACRETKHQITGKEKVMIGLICVAALLSIGLLAVGWIKI, from the coding sequence ATGGAAAAGAAATCGACGGGTATTAGCAAATGGGGACTGGTTGCTCTGGTTGTCAGTTCGTCAATCGGAAGCGGTGTGTTTGGGATCACAAGTGATCTGGCTAGTTCTGCAGCTCCAGGGCCAGCGATCCTTTCATGGATAATCGTTGGGATTGGTATTTTAGCTTTGGTATTATCGCTGAATCATTTAGGAGAAAAACGTCCAGATCTAGATGGTGGTATTTTCGGTTACGCGGAAGCTTCATTTGGTAAATTAGGTGGCTTCATCAGTGGTTGGGGTTACTGGTTGTCTGCGTGGCTGGGAAATGTTGCTTTTGCAACGATGCTGATGAGCGCCATGGGAGAATTTTTCCCGATATTCAAAGGTGGACAAAATGTTCCTTCTATTTTATTTGCAAGTATTTTTATTTGGGGTCTGACTTTATTAGTAAACAATGGAGTTGAAGGAGCGAGCGTCATCAATACAATCGTGACGATCTGTAAATTAGTGCCATTATTCCTATTTTTAATATTTGTATTTATCGCATTTAAAGTGAATATATTCACTGCTGATTTTTGGGGTAACGTATCTGATAATCTAGTGAATGGAACAGGGCAGCAAGGAACGATCTGGTTGCAGATTAAAGGTTGTTTGATGGTTATGATGTGGGTCTTTGTAGGGATCGAAGGCGCAAGTGTTTTAGCCAACCGCGCGAAGAAACGTTCAGAAGCCCAGCAAGCATCGATCATTGGTCTGCTTTGTTTATTGTTTATCTATATCCTTGCTTCGATCTTGCCATACGGCGTCTTATCTCAAGAAGAGTTAGCAACTATTTCACAACCTGCTATGGCAAATATTTTAAAAGGAATCGTGGGAAATTGGGGAGCAGCGCTGATCAATATCGGCTTGATTATTTCGATCATTGGTTCTTGGTTGTCTTGGACGATGCTCCCAGCAGAAACAACGATGTTGATGGCTCGAGACGGTCTGTTGCCGAAAGGTTGGGGAAAAACGAATAAAAAAAATGCCCCAACTTATTCGTTAGTTGTTACTGCAATCTTGACTAATCTATTCTTATTGACTTTCTTAGTTACTGATTATGCCTATCAATTTGCCTATTCTTTATGTACAGCGGCAATTTTGATTTGTTATCTACTTGTCGGGATCTATCAAGTCCAGTTTTCTTTAAAAGAAGGAATCAAAAAACAAGTAGTGATCGGTGGGATTGCTGTAGTTTTTGAATTGATGGGCATCATTTTAGCAGGATTTTCTTATGTCCTTTTATGTAGTATTGCCTATCTTCCTGGTTTTTGCTTCTACTGGATCGCTTGTCGTGAAACCAAACATCAAATTACGGGAAAAGAAAAAGTAATGATTGGGCTGATTTGTGTGGCCGCACTGCTTTCAATCGGGTTGCTTGCTGTAGGCTGGATCAAGATATAA
- a CDS encoding aminotransferase, whose amino-acid sequence MKIANFGVEEWLNKWEKKAVYDIAQSSIEALTLDELVGLDGTSVSEFFEKRKNEPLDYGWIEGSDVFKQEVASLYQTVDPENILQTNGATGANLLALYALVEAGDHVVSMLPTYQQLYDIPKSLGAAVDFVHLKEEEDWQFDLEQLEALVKPETKIICLNSANNPTGTLLDRKTLEKIAEIARTVDAYVLIDEVYAPLTDKGEFLSIVDVYEKGIATNSLSKTYSIPGIRIGWTATGPELAEVFRKYRDYTMICGGVLSDDLAVHALKNKEKILARNKKIITENLVILKQWVANEPKVELVAPNYVSTSFIKLAIEEDDQTFCINLLEETGVLLVPGSAFDLPKHARLGYCCKKETLEKGLFLLSEFLKKQA is encoded by the coding sequence ATGAAAATCGCAAATTTCGGTGTAGAAGAATGGCTAAATAAATGGGAAAAGAAAGCGGTATATGATATTGCACAAAGCTCGATCGAAGCATTGACATTAGACGAACTCGTTGGCTTAGATGGGACTAGCGTAAGTGAATTTTTCGAAAAACGCAAAAACGAACCATTGGACTATGGCTGGATCGAAGGATCAGATGTTTTCAAACAAGAAGTCGCTTCTCTTTATCAAACCGTCGATCCGGAAAACATCTTACAAACGAATGGAGCGACTGGTGCTAATCTTTTAGCTCTATACGCGTTAGTGGAAGCAGGAGACCATGTTGTTTCGATGCTTCCTACTTATCAGCAATTATATGACATCCCCAAATCTTTAGGTGCCGCTGTTGACTTTGTTCATTTGAAGGAAGAAGAAGATTGGCAGTTTGATTTAGAACAGCTAGAAGCCTTAGTCAAACCTGAAACAAAAATCATCTGTTTGAATAGTGCAAACAATCCTACAGGCACATTGCTAGATCGGAAAACTTTAGAAAAAATCGCAGAAATTGCTCGTACAGTAGATGCATATGTATTGATAGATGAAGTATATGCGCCTTTAACGGATAAAGGTGAATTCTTGTCGATCGTAGATGTCTATGAAAAAGGTATAGCAACCAATTCCCTATCCAAAACCTACTCCATTCCAGGTATTCGTATTGGCTGGACAGCTACTGGACCTGAGTTGGCAGAAGTTTTTCGAAAGTATCGAGACTACACGATGATTTGCGGCGGAGTCCTGTCAGATGATCTTGCTGTACATGCATTGAAGAATAAAGAAAAAATATTGGCGCGAAACAAAAAGATCATTACAGAGAACCTTGTGATTTTAAAACAATGGGTAGCCAATGAACCGAAAGTTGAACTTGTCGCTCCCAATTACGTCTCTACTTCTTTCATTAAATTAGCCATCGAAGAAGATGACCAGACATTTTGTATCAATTTATTAGAAGAAACAGGAGTACTATTAGTACCAGGAAGTGCCTTTGATTTACCGAAGCATGCCCGACTAGGTTACTGTTGTAAAAAAGAAACCTTGGAAAAGGGATTATTCCTCTTATCTGAGTTCTTGAAAAAACAGGCCTAA
- a CDS encoding multidrug efflux MFS transporter, with amino-acid sequence MAARIKEKLFRKRETWEQNLFVLWFGTFMAGIGFSLVMPFMSLYIDTLGNYSTSQLNFWSGLTFSSTFLVTTLISPWWGKLADQKGRKLMLLRASLGMAIVISLMGCVTSVYQLVALRLLQGIFSGYISNATALVATGTPKEKSGQVLGTLATGSVTGTLLGPLLGGISASAFGYRPTFFITGIILFFVFLLSLFFVHEKFVPVKKENMVSAKQIFKDLKYPHVVIGMFVTTMIIQASNNSISPIISLYIRQLLHGHGNVTLISGIIASIPGIATLIAAPRFGRLGDKIGSERILAIGLGFAILVYIPMAFVTNVWQLAALRFLIGISDACLLPAVQALITKYSPHQAAGRIFSYNQSFQATGNVVGPMIGSSVSSAFGYRGVFLSTSLLVLVNFLLVRHNTQEIHQQETAEEKASGVSIASGYSPSHRQ; translated from the coding sequence TTGGCTGCAAGAATAAAGGAAAAATTATTTAGGAAAAGAGAAACTTGGGAACAAAACTTGTTTGTCTTATGGTTTGGAACATTTATGGCTGGTATCGGATTTAGTTTAGTCATGCCTTTTATGTCACTTTACATAGATACGTTAGGTAATTATAGTACGTCACAATTGAACTTTTGGAGCGGATTGACTTTTTCATCTACTTTCTTGGTGACTACGCTTATCTCTCCTTGGTGGGGAAAATTAGCCGACCAAAAAGGAAGAAAATTGATGCTGTTGCGTGCTTCATTAGGAATGGCAATCGTCATTTCTTTGATGGGTTGCGTGACTAGTGTGTATCAATTAGTCGCATTGCGTCTGCTTCAAGGGATTTTTTCTGGTTATATCAGTAATGCCACTGCCCTTGTCGCAACTGGGACGCCAAAAGAAAAAAGTGGTCAAGTTCTTGGAACCTTAGCAACTGGTTCTGTTACAGGAACATTACTTGGACCGCTTCTTGGCGGGATCTCTGCTTCAGCGTTTGGCTATCGCCCTACCTTTTTCATTACAGGGATCATCTTATTTTTCGTCTTCTTGTTGAGTCTGTTTTTCGTCCATGAAAAATTTGTCCCAGTGAAAAAAGAAAACATGGTTTCTGCCAAACAGATTTTCAAAGACTTGAAATATCCACACGTCGTCATCGGTATGTTCGTCACAACGATGATCATCCAAGCATCCAACAATTCCATTAGTCCAATCATCAGTCTGTACATTCGCCAATTGCTGCATGGACATGGGAATGTTACGTTGATCAGCGGAATCATTGCTTCGATACCTGGGATTGCCACTTTGATAGCCGCTCCAAGATTTGGTCGCTTAGGTGACAAGATTGGGAGTGAAAGAATACTTGCGATTGGTTTGGGTTTTGCGATTCTGGTTTATATCCCAATGGCATTCGTCACGAATGTTTGGCAATTAGCTGCCTTACGTTTTTTGATTGGTATCTCTGATGCTTGTCTGCTCCCTGCTGTCCAAGCATTGATCACAAAATATTCGCCTCATCAAGCTGCTGGACGGATCTTCAGTTATAACCAATCTTTCCAAGCAACTGGTAACGTAGTAGGGCCTATGATCGGCTCCAGTGTTTCCAGTGCATTTGGTTATCGTGGCGTCTTTCTTTCGACTTCTCTTCTTGTTTTGGTCAACTTCTTGCTTGTACGACACAATACACAAGAGATCCATCAGCAAGAAACTGCAGAAGAAAAAGCTTCAGGAGTCTCCATAGCTTCAGGGTACTCTCCTTCTCATAGACAATAA
- a CDS encoding TetR/AcrR family transcriptional regulator — MKKRNLSQEKIIDCFRELAEEMDVQQITFQHLAKRLDIKAPSLYNHFKNIRDVKTALTAKLLQELNDQLRRALVGKSGQEALQIYAETYRSFAFSNQAVYELLISVPHTNEAVLLDGIHETNQIILQIFEAFQLTKEEKVHRSRELRSMIHGYLSLRFLGYFTKEPTIDPEDSYFWMINDFIATLP, encoded by the coding sequence ATGAAAAAAAGAAATCTGTCTCAAGAGAAAATCATCGACTGCTTTCGAGAACTAGCAGAAGAGATGGATGTTCAGCAAATAACCTTTCAGCATTTAGCCAAACGCTTGGATATCAAGGCTCCCTCGCTGTATAACCATTTCAAAAATATTCGTGATGTCAAAACAGCGCTAACAGCGAAACTTCTGCAGGAACTTAATGACCAGCTGCGACGGGCTCTTGTGGGAAAAAGTGGTCAGGAAGCACTGCAGATCTATGCAGAAACTTATCGATCCTTTGCTTTTTCAAATCAAGCAGTGTATGAGTTACTGATCAGTGTACCGCATACCAATGAAGCTGTTTTATTAGATGGAATCCATGAAACGAATCAGATCATTTTGCAGATATTTGAGGCTTTTCAATTAACGAAAGAAGAAAAAGTTCATCGAAGCAGGGAACTTCGTAGTATGATCCACGGTTATCTTTCCTTACGTTTTTTAGGATACTTTACAAAAGAACCAACAATCGATCCAGAAGACAGCTATTTTTGGATGATCAATGACTTTATCGCTACTTTGCCTTAA
- a CDS encoding DUF1033 family protein, translating into MYQVITMFGDNEPWWFFEDWEEDIEEEETFESFEEARQAYEKQWNEIHQNYEYINAKSNFLSAFWNDGDERWCEECDDDLQQYKGLALLKNHQPITVESRKEFYETTNSSGKTKRCERPKQGAWC; encoded by the coding sequence ATGTATCAAGTAATTACCATGTTCGGGGACAATGAGCCTTGGTGGTTTTTTGAAGACTGGGAAGAAGATATTGAAGAAGAAGAAACATTCGAGTCTTTCGAAGAAGCACGACAAGCGTACGAAAAACAATGGAACGAAATCCATCAAAATTATGAATATATCAATGCAAAAAGTAACTTTCTCAGCGCCTTTTGGAATGACGGAGATGAGCGCTGGTGTGAAGAGTGTGACGATGATTTACAGCAATACAAGGGACTTGCGTTGTTGAAAAATCATCAGCCCATCACAGTAGAAAGCAGAAAGGAATTTTATGAAACAACTAATTCTAGCGGAAAAACCAAGCGTTGCGAAAGACCTAAGCAAGGTGCTTGGTGCTAA